In one window of Micropterus dolomieu isolate WLL.071019.BEF.003 ecotype Adirondacks unplaced genomic scaffold, ASM2129224v1 scaffold_185, whole genome shotgun sequence DNA:
- the LOC123967250 gene encoding fucolectin-7-like gives MMKLRVFLGLLLMEMCSALYENVALRGKATQSKRYVHAFGAAYNAIDGNRESVFDHGSCTHTAEETNPWWRVDLLESYIVTSITITNRGDCCEHRIDGLQIRIGNSIIDKGLKNPLVGTIAKIGAAESFSLPFSDRVEGRYVTLVLPGSGKYLTLCEVEVYGYRAPTGENLALQGKAIQSSLYSMGAANNAIDGNPSSKWEDSSCSHTNNDISPWWRLDLRKTHKVFSVKITNIDSNPERLDGAEIRIGDSLANNGNDNTRCAVITSIPAGGVAEFQCNGMDGRYVNIVIPEREEFLTLCEVEVYGSRLD, from the exons ATGATGAAACTCAGAGTGTTCCTTGGGCTGCTCCTCATGGAGATGTGTTCAGCCTTGTATG AAAATGTGGCCTTGCGTGGAAAAGCGACCCAGTCAAAACGCTATGTGCACGCATTTGGTGCTGCCTATAATGCTATTGATGGAAACCGTGAATCTGTCTTCGATCATGGATCATGTACCCACACTGCTGAAGAGACCAACCCCTGGTGGAGAGTCGACCTCCTGGAGTCCTACATTgtcacctccatcaccatcaccaacaGAGGAGACTGCTGTGAACACAGGATCGATGGGCTGCAGATCCGCATAGGCAACTCTATAATAGACAAAGGCTTAAAAAACCCGTT gGTTGGTACAATTGCTAAAATTGGCGCAGCTGAATCGTTCAGTCTGCCTTTCTCTGATCGTGTGGAGGGACGTTATGTGACTTTGGTTCTACCTGGTTCGGGAAAGTACCTTACACTCTGTGAAGTGGAAGTCTATGGGTACCGTGCCCCAACTG GAGAGAACCTGGCACTCCAAGGAAAAGCCATACAGTCTTCATTGTATTCCATGGGCGCTGCAAATAATGCCATAGATGGGAATCCAAGCAGCAAGTGGGAAGACAGCTCCTGCAGTCACACTAACAACGACATCAGCCCCTGGTGGCGACTGGATCTGCGCAAAACCCATAAAGTGTTTTCTGTTAAGATAACTAACATAGATTCAAACCCAGAACGACTCGATGGAGCTGAGATACGAATTGGAGATTCCCTTGCAAACAATGGCAACGACAATACCAG GTGTGCTGTGATCACAAGTATCCCGGCAGGCGGTGTTGCTGAATTCCAGTGTAACGGGATGGACGGTCGctatgttaacattgtcattccAGAAAGAGAGGAGTTCCTGACTCTGTGTGAGGTGGAAGTGTACGGCTCCAGACTGGATTAG